One window of Rickettsiales bacterium genomic DNA carries:
- a CDS encoding EAL domain-containing protein has protein sequence MSSSAQQATTVDALKQDRDRFVAFAFASSDMLIELNENHDIVYIDGATRGFLGDAADSFLNRNVTELFEEGQSKSWKRILYDITNTGRVQQRKLILASRIFPNLPVAISGVTLPSNETSIFLSFSILRHEIDESEISARDITTGLFNREEFSKRAAERMRELVDSGIDAQMSLIDLPDFKGFLDKLEPERAKELSLQIAEYLRSHSIAEDTAGLVDDGVFSFVHDETVVGDDVLSEVKSLLVKLAPTMQGMTAQLSTVEANIGNLNEEDASRAILYTLNHFAETKENFSFNSIQDSYDALLDETVQRISSFKSTVEDDAFQIAYQPIVDLRNGKIHHYEALVRFDTSSSAHSCNPFQFINFGEQTGLISEFDLAMCRRTLEVLDRAHDAGRWPLVAINLSGKSLSSQFFMDTMLILLDKFPHIRKQLIIEVTESAKITDMECANRFIQELRKRGHVCCLDDFGVAESSFDYLRHLHVDHIKIDGSYVQDNLDTTRGRHLLRAMVGMCRNLGMTTIAEMVEDKKTASVLWESGVHYGQGWLFGKPNTDESTLENWNQKTPDFEGMMTTKKDEPED, from the coding sequence ATGAAAACCACGATATCGTCTATATTGACGGTGCCACACGTGGATTTTTAGGCGATGCCGCAGATAGTTTTTTAAATAGAAACGTCACAGAATTATTCGAAGAAGGCCAATCAAAAAGCTGGAAACGGATCTTATATGACATCACCAACACGGGCCGCGTACAGCAGCGAAAGCTCATTCTGGCCAGTCGAATTTTCCCCAACCTTCCCGTCGCCATCTCTGGCGTTACATTGCCGAGTAACGAAACGTCCATTTTCTTGAGCTTTTCGATCCTACGACACGAGATAGATGAAAGTGAAATTTCCGCACGTGACATCACTACCGGTTTATTCAATCGCGAAGAATTTTCGAAACGAGCAGCCGAACGCATGCGTGAGCTAGTCGATTCAGGAATTGACGCGCAGATGTCGTTGATCGACCTACCTGACTTCAAAGGTTTCCTCGATAAATTAGAGCCCGAAAGAGCCAAAGAATTAAGCCTCCAAATTGCAGAATATCTACGCAGTCACTCCATTGCTGAAGATACAGCAGGCCTCGTAGATGACGGTGTTTTCAGTTTTGTTCACGATGAAACGGTTGTAGGGGACGATGTCTTAAGTGAAGTAAAATCGCTCCTCGTCAAACTTGCCCCTACCATGCAGGGGATGACGGCACAGCTCTCAACGGTTGAAGCAAATATCGGCAATTTAAACGAAGAGGATGCCTCGCGCGCGATTCTCTACACGCTCAACCATTTTGCAGAAACAAAAGAAAACTTCAGCTTCAATTCGATCCAAGATAGTTATGATGCGCTGCTCGATGAAACCGTTCAACGCATCAGCAGTTTTAAATCCACGGTCGAAGATGATGCGTTCCAGATCGCCTACCAACCGATCGTCGATTTACGCAACGGCAAAATTCACCATTACGAAGCCCTCGTACGGTTCGATACTTCTAGCTCAGCGCACTCTTGCAACCCTTTCCAATTCATCAATTTTGGCGAACAGACAGGACTCATTAGCGAATTCGATCTCGCCATGTGCCGCCGAACGTTAGAAGTTTTGGACCGCGCGCATGATGCCGGTCGTTGGCCGCTAGTAGCGATCAACCTCTCTGGAAAATCGCTCTCATCGCAATTTTTCATGGATACGATGCTTATTCTACTGGATAAGTTCCCCCATATTCGCAAGCAACTGATTATTGAGGTGACTGAATCGGCTAAAATCACCGATATGGAATGCGCCAACCGCTTCATACAAGAGCTACGCAAACGTGGCCATGTTTGCTGCCTCGATGACTTTGGTGTCGCGGAATCCTCGTTCGACTATTTACGTCACCTACATGTGGACCACATCAAAATCGATGGCAGTTACGTGCAAGATAACCTCGACACCACACGTGGCCGACACTTGTTACGCGCGATGGTCGGCATGTGCCGCAACCTCGGCATGACGACGATTGCGGAAATGGTCGAAGATAAGAAGACCGCCTCTGTCCTATGGGAGAGCGGTGTGCATTACGGTCAAGGCTGGTTGTTTGGCAAACCCAATACGGATGAATCTACTTTAGAAAACTGGAATCAAAAAACGCCGGATTTCGAAGGAATGATGACGACTAAAAAAGACGAACCAGAGGACTAG